The following are encoded in a window of Sorex araneus isolate mSorAra2 chromosome 11, mSorAra2.pri, whole genome shotgun sequence genomic DNA:
- the LOC129399357 gene encoding calcium homeostasis modulator protein 2-like: MANLIVRFLSRIFRSNDLVILNGLVALGTTGGQEVFSLLAFQCPCAPVQNFWYGLMATLGPALLLFFISIILNNQTTNLVDGCRCFRTKQCPCILYSIMGRALVAPLTWLVISLLRGDAYVCAFSEFVEPSSLTAENESFPLSHATQILARFPCGESPDNLSGFREEVSRRLKFESQFFGWLLICTVAVVVFLIKCPKACCPKLGYQQEAYRARYLANEKQLFRRTAEVHSLSLAAKNVKQFFGFMELNKRNEGLMDKNPQQGTQRSLPWDKITDSSKYQEKPEIPPYSRLHKWAMSSLASTQSSI, from the exons ATGGCTAACCTCATCGTCCGCTTCCTGTCGCGCATTTTCAGGAGCAACGATTTGGTGATATTAAATGGGCTGGTTGCTCTAGGCACCACAGGTGGCCAGGAGGTCTTCTCCTTGTTGGCCTTCCAGTGCCCTTGCGCACCAGTTCAGAACTTCTGGTACGGGCTGATGGCCACCTTGGGGCCCGCCTTGTTGCTCTTCTTCATCAGCATCATCCTCAACAACCAAACCACGAACCTGGTGGACGGGTGCCGGTGTTTCAGGACCAAGCAATGCCCATGCATCCTATATTCTATCATGGGTCGGGCTCTCGTGGCCCCGCTTACCTGGTTGGTCATCTCCCTGCTGCGCGGGGACGCCTACGTCTGCGCATTCAGCGAGTTTGTGGAACCGTCCTCGCTCACGGCTGAGAACGagagcttccctctctcccacgccACGCAGATCCTGGCCAGGTTCCCTTGCGGGGAGAGCCCTGACAACCTGTCTGGGTTCCGGGAGGAGGTGAGCCGCAGGCTCAAGTTTGAGTCTCAG TTTTTTGGGTGGCTGCTCATCTGCACAGTGGCCGTGGTGGTGTTCCTGATCAAGTGCCCCAAGGCCTGCTGCCCGAAGCTCGGCTACCAACAGGAGGCCTACAGGGCCCGCTACCTCGCCAACGAAAAGCAGCTCTTCCGACGCACGGCCGAGGTGCACTCGCTCTCGCTGGCAGCCAAGAACGTGAAGCAGTTCTTCGGCTTCATGGAGCTCAACAAGAGGAACGAGGGACTGATGGACAAGAACCCCCAGCAAGGCACACAGCGGAGTCTACCTTGGGACAAAATCACTGACAGCTCCAAGTATCAGGAGAAGCCTGAAATCCCCCCCTACAGCCGCCTGCACAAGTGGGCCATGAGCAGTCTGGCATCAACCCAGAGTTCAATATGA
- the LOC129399358 gene encoding calcium homeostasis modulator protein 3-like, whose translation MDKLRLLFQHFQASSESVMNGVCLLLAAGTAKLYASLDVHCPCLARYNAAYGLGLLLAPPLALFLCGLLANRQSVLMVEEWRRPAGRRQKDPGMIRYMCSSVLQRALVAPLVWILLALLDGKCLVCAFSCSVDPEKFLDLANMTSSQVQLFLAKVPCKEDELVRDSPARKAVSRYLRCLSQAMGWAITLLLITLAFLARCLRPCFDQTLFLQHRYWSNYVDLEQKLFDETCCEHARDLAHRCVLHFFQSVQSEMRARGLRRPAAHPAAQPPALPEPPDGPAHLRAVSSRDQVDRLLSTWCSSKPPLGLVGPAAHWGGGLSHRGPPAAPDPRRPQHTQV comes from the exons ATGGACAAGCTCCGCCTGCTCTTCCAGCACTTCCAGGCCAGCTCGGAGTCGGTGATGAACGGCGTCTGCCTGCTGCTGGCCGCCGGCACCGCCAAGCTCTACGCCTCCCTGGACGTCCACTGCCCCTGCCTGGCGCGCTACAACGCGGCCTACGGCCTGGGCCTGCTGCTGGCACCGCCCCTGGCGCTCTTCCTCTGTGGCCTCCTCGCCAACCGGCAGTCGGTGCTCATGGTGGAGGAGTGGCGCAGGCCCGCGGGGCGCCGCCAGAAGGACCCCGGCATGATCAG GTACATGTGCTCCTCCGTGCTGCAGAGAGCGCTGGTCGCCCCGCTCGTCTGGATCCTGCTGGCCCTTCTGGACGGCAAGTGCCTGGTGTGTGCCTTCAGCTGCTCTGTGGACCCTGAGAAGTTTCTGGACCTGGCCAACATGACCTCCAGCCAGGTGCAGCTCTTCCTGGCCAAGGTGCCCTGCAAGGAAGATGAGCTGGTCAGGGACAGCCCTGCCCGAAAGGCCGTGTCCCGCTACCTGCGGTGCCTGTCACAG GCCATGGGCTGGGCCATCACCCTGCTGCTCATCACCCTGGCCTTCCTGGCGCGCTGCCTGCGGCCCTGCTTCGACCAGACGCTCTTCCTGCAGCACCGCTACTGGAGCAACTACGTGGACCTGGAGCAGAAGCTCTTCGACGAGACGTGCTGCGAGCATGCGCGGGACTTGGCGCACCGCTGCGTGCTGCACTTCTTCCAGAGCGTGCAGAGCGAGATGCGGGCGCGGGGCCTGCGCCGGCCCGCTGCCCACCCGgcggcccagcccccggccctgcccgagcCCCCCGACGGCCCGGCGCACCTGCGCGCAGTCTCCAGTCGCGATCAAGTGGACCGCCTCCTGAGCACCTGGTGCTCCAGCAAACCGCCCCTCGGCCTTGTGGGCCCCGCGGCACACTGGGGGGGTGGTCTCAGCCACCGCGGCCCCCCGGCGGCCCCTGACCCCCGccggccccaacacacacaagtgTAG